One genomic region from Streptomyces sp. NBC_00582 encodes:
- a CDS encoding glycosyltransferase family 9 protein, whose product MRTLVVRLDSFGDVLLAGPAVRAVAAHSAHVTLLCGPLGAPAARLLPGVDEVTVWAAPWEGFDPPSVADADPDGLVRRLRAAAFDTALILTSFHQSPLPTALLLRLAGIPRIGADSVDHPGRLLDVRHRRRAGRHEAEAALDTAAALGFPPPAGDDGRLRVVPAPDTVALTGNGPYVVLHPGASAPARAWSPDRCAEAVELLADEGHRVVVTGGPDERDLTRRVSGATAVDLGGRTDPRTLAGVLRTADVVVSGNTGPAHLATAVGTPVVSLFAPVVPAERWAPYGVPSVVLGDQRAPCADSRALRCPVAGHPCLDDVTAQDVACAVRKLLEERS is encoded by the coding sequence ATGAGGACGCTGGTCGTCCGGCTCGACAGCTTCGGCGACGTGCTCCTCGCCGGGCCCGCCGTCCGCGCGGTCGCCGCGCACAGCGCGCACGTCACCCTGCTCTGCGGCCCGCTCGGCGCACCGGCGGCCCGGCTGCTGCCCGGCGTCGACGAGGTGACCGTGTGGGCGGCGCCGTGGGAGGGCTTCGACCCGCCGTCGGTGGCGGACGCGGACCCCGACGGTCTCGTACGGCGGCTGCGGGCGGCCGCGTTCGACACCGCGCTGATCCTCACCTCCTTCCATCAGAGCCCGCTGCCCACCGCCCTGCTGCTGCGACTGGCGGGGATCCCCCGGATCGGCGCCGACAGCGTCGACCATCCGGGCCGGCTGCTCGACGTACGTCACCGGCGTCGGGCGGGCCGCCACGAGGCCGAGGCCGCGCTCGACACGGCCGCCGCCCTGGGCTTCCCGCCTCCCGCCGGGGACGACGGCCGCCTGCGGGTCGTCCCGGCCCCCGACACCGTCGCCCTCACCGGCAACGGCCCCTACGTCGTCCTGCACCCCGGCGCCAGCGCGCCCGCCCGCGCCTGGAGTCCCGACCGCTGTGCCGAGGCCGTCGAACTGCTCGCCGACGAGGGCCACCGGGTCGTCGTCACCGGCGGCCCCGACGAGCGGGACCTGACGCGGCGGGTCAGCGGCGCCACGGCCGTGGACCTGGGCGGCCGGACCGACCCGCGCACCCTGGCGGGTGTCCTGCGCACGGCCGACGTCGTGGTCAGCGGCAACACCGGCCCGGCCCATCTGGCCACCGCCGTCGGCACCCCGGTCGTGTCCCTGTTCGCGCCCGTCGTGCCGGCCGAGCGCTGGGCGCCGTACGGGGTGCCGAGCGTGGTCCTCGGCGACCAGCGCGCGCCCTGCGCGGACAGCCGTGCCCTGCGCTGCCCCGTCGCCGGCCATCCCTGTCTGGACGACGTCACGGCCCAAGACGTCGCCTGCGCGGTCCGCAAGCTGCTCGAGGAGCGTTCATGA
- a CDS encoding glycosyltransferase: MNILVWHVHGSWLTAFVQGPYDFLVPVTPDRGPDGLGRARTWRWPPGVREVPPEELGTADIDLMVLQRPHELALARRWTGRRPGVDVPAVYVEHNCPHGSAVDTRHPLADRDDVPLVHVTHFNRLMWDNGRAPTEVIEHGVIDPGPLWTGEEPRAAVVVNEPVRRGRTTGTDLLPVFARTVPLDVFGMRTEGLADRLGLPPARCRSRDLPQGELHPAMARCRLYLHPVRWTSLGLSLLEAMFLGMPVVALDTTEVREAVPEEAGVVSNRFDVLEDAVRRFLADPVDARRTGEAARAAVQARHGERRFLDDWERLIKEVTR; this comes from the coding sequence ATGAACATCCTGGTCTGGCATGTGCACGGTTCGTGGCTGACGGCGTTCGTCCAGGGACCGTACGACTTCCTCGTCCCCGTGACCCCGGACCGGGGGCCGGACGGACTGGGGCGGGCGCGGACCTGGCGCTGGCCGCCCGGGGTGCGGGAGGTGCCGCCCGAGGAGCTGGGCACGGCGGACATCGACCTGATGGTCCTGCAACGGCCGCACGAGCTCGCCCTCGCCCGGCGCTGGACGGGCCGCCGGCCCGGCGTCGACGTGCCCGCCGTGTACGTCGAGCACAACTGCCCGCACGGGTCGGCCGTCGACACCCGGCACCCGCTCGCCGACCGCGACGACGTCCCGCTCGTGCACGTCACCCACTTCAACCGGCTGATGTGGGACAACGGCCGGGCCCCGACCGAGGTGATCGAGCACGGCGTCATCGACCCCGGCCCGCTGTGGACCGGCGAGGAGCCGCGCGCGGCCGTCGTCGTCAACGAGCCGGTACGGCGCGGCCGGACGACCGGGACGGACCTGCTGCCCGTGTTCGCGCGCACGGTCCCGCTCGACGTGTTCGGCATGCGCACGGAAGGACTCGCCGACCGGCTCGGCCTCCCGCCCGCCCGCTGCCGCAGCCGCGATCTGCCGCAGGGCGAACTGCACCCGGCGATGGCCCGCTGCCGCCTGTATCTCCACCCCGTCCGGTGGACGTCCCTCGGGCTGTCCCTGCTGGAGGCCATGTTCCTGGGGATGCCCGTGGTGGCCCTGGACACCACCGAGGTGCGCGAGGCCGTGCCCGAGGAGGCCGGAGTGGTCTCCAACCGCTTCGACGTGCTGGAGGACGCCGTCCGCCGCTTTCTCGCGGACCCCGTCGACGCCCGGCGCACGGGGGAGGCCGCCCGGGCCGCGGTACAGGCCCGTCACGGAGAGCGGCGATTCCTGGACGACTGGGAACGCCTGATCAAGGAGGTCACCCGATGA
- a CDS encoding glycosyltransferase, with amino-acid sequence MSTSRPSAGRVAMVSEHASPLAELGGPDAGGQNVYVAQLGRLLARRGHDVVVYTRRDDPESPERVVTDDGVRVVHVPAGPPAPIPKDELLPYIPEFGTWLAREWAQEPPDVVHAHFWMSGFAAVIGARGRGIPVVQTYHALGTVKKRYQGAADTSPQERIGIETAVGHECAGIIATCEDEVGELLAMGLPRERIHVVPCGVDPEHFAPVAGARRPAGAPHRLLTVGRLVPRKGFDRAIRALADVPDAELLVAGGPEPALLGAEPEAERLRALAEECGVADRVTLLGGVTPARMPRLMSGADLVLSVPLYEPFGIVPVEAMACCAPVLATAVGGQLDTVVHDVTGFLVSPDDTHDLAAAVRGLLGDPARLARYGAAGRRRVLARYTWDRVADGVTRVYGAVSAVPALTGALR; translated from the coding sequence ATGAGCACCAGCCGCCCGTCGGCCGGCCGCGTCGCCATGGTCTCCGAGCACGCCAGTCCGCTGGCCGAGCTCGGCGGCCCGGACGCGGGCGGCCAGAACGTGTACGTGGCCCAACTGGGCCGTCTGCTGGCGCGCCGCGGCCACGACGTGGTCGTCTACACCCGCCGCGACGACCCGGAGTCGCCCGAGCGGGTCGTGACGGACGACGGGGTGCGGGTCGTCCATGTGCCCGCGGGACCGCCGGCCCCCATCCCCAAGGACGAACTGCTGCCGTACATCCCCGAGTTCGGCACCTGGCTGGCCCGGGAGTGGGCGCAGGAGCCGCCCGACGTGGTGCACGCCCACTTCTGGATGTCCGGCTTCGCCGCCGTCATCGGGGCGCGCGGCCGCGGCATCCCCGTGGTGCAGACGTACCACGCGCTCGGCACCGTGAAGAAGCGGTACCAGGGCGCCGCCGACACCAGCCCTCAGGAACGGATCGGCATCGAGACGGCCGTGGGCCACGAGTGCGCCGGCATCATCGCCACCTGCGAGGACGAGGTCGGCGAACTCCTCGCCATGGGCCTGCCCCGCGAGCGCATCCATGTCGTGCCCTGCGGGGTGGACCCCGAGCACTTCGCACCGGTCGCCGGAGCCCGCCGGCCCGCCGGGGCGCCCCACCGGCTGCTCACCGTCGGACGGCTCGTGCCGCGCAAGGGCTTCGACCGCGCGATCCGCGCCCTCGCCGACGTCCCCGACGCCGAACTCCTCGTCGCCGGCGGCCCCGAACCCGCCCTGCTCGGCGCCGAACCGGAGGCCGAACGGCTGCGGGCGCTCGCCGAGGAGTGCGGGGTCGCCGACCGGGTGACCCTGCTGGGCGGGGTCACCCCGGCGCGGATGCCCCGGCTGATGTCCGGCGCGGACCTCGTGCTGTCCGTTCCCCTGTACGAGCCCTTCGGCATCGTCCCCGTCGAGGCCATGGCCTGCTGCGCGCCCGTGCTGGCGACCGCCGTCGGCGGGCAGCTCGACACCGTCGTCCACGACGTCACCGGCTTCCTGGTGTCCCCCGACGACACCCACGACCTCGCCGCCGCCGTCCGCGGCCTGCTCGGCGACCCCGCCCGGCTGGCCCGCTACGGTGCCGCCGGCCGGCGCCGCGTCCTCGCCCGCTACACCTGGGACCGCGTGGCCGACGGCGTGACCCGGGTGTACGGCGCCGTCTCCGCCGTCCCCGCCCTGACGGGAGCCCTGCGATGA
- a CDS encoding D-sedoheptulose-7-phosphate isomerase has protein sequence MKLATDTPRAPRTRVAHCDDLMEALEGFRCYAAPVVERWGACLASRLAAGCRLLVAGNGGSAAQAQHLSAELVGRYRDDRPPFSALALHADTSSTTAIANDYGVQEIFARQVCAHGRAGDVLVLLSTSGASANLLVAAKEAHRLGMTVWALTGPAPNPLEGGADERLCVDAATSATVQELHLVAVHMLCESFDRAVAGAGGPGQEDP, from the coding sequence ATGAAACTCGCCACCGACACTCCGCGTGCCCCGCGGACCCGGGTCGCGCACTGCGACGACCTCATGGAGGCCCTCGAAGGGTTCCGCTGCTACGCGGCCCCCGTCGTCGAGCGCTGGGGCGCCTGCCTCGCCTCCCGGCTGGCGGCGGGCTGCCGGCTACTCGTCGCCGGCAACGGCGGCAGCGCCGCCCAGGCGCAGCACCTGAGCGCCGAGCTGGTCGGCCGCTACCGCGACGACCGGCCGCCGTTCTCCGCGCTCGCCCTGCACGCCGACACGTCCTCGACCACGGCCATCGCCAACGACTACGGCGTCCAGGAGATCTTCGCCCGCCAGGTCTGCGCCCACGGCCGGGCCGGGGACGTGCTGGTGCTGCTGTCGACCAGCGGGGCCAGCGCCAATCTGCTGGTGGCCGCCAAGGAGGCGCACCGCCTCGGGATGACCGTGTGGGCCCTGACCGGTCCCGCGCCGAACCCCCTGGAGGGCGGCGCGGACGAACGCCTGTGCGTGGACGCGGCGACCTCCGCCACCGTCCAGGAACTGCACCTGGTGGCCGTCCACATGCTCTGCGAGTCCTTCGACCGGGCCGTGGCCGGGGCGGGCGGGCCCGGGCAGGAGGACCCGTGA
- a CDS encoding PfkB family carbohydrate kinase, with protein MSTPAPLLVVGDALLDHDVCGRAERLAPDAPVPVVSGARRVSRPGGAALAACLAAADGRPVTLVTGLGEDDSSTCLTRLLADRVRLIRLPLTGPLSSKTRVLAGSRPLLRLDDGDGRAVGPTDEARRAVTEAGAVLVSDYGRGTADALREALAEASAHRPVVWDPHPRGEAPVRGVRLATPSAAEARGFAGRFATAPEPGGGTALQCAARDAGTLVRRWGAASVAVTLGGRGALLSHGETPLLLPSPVTAEGDACGAGDRFAAAAAGLLADGELTETAVRAAVHAATRYVSEGGVRSLTWEDTAREPAGGAEPVDGALGTAARVRAAGGTVVAAGGCFDLLHAGHVALLEAARRAGDCLVVCVNSDASVRRRKGPGRPLVELADRVRVLRALECVDAVAVFDEDTPERLLGELRPHIWAKGGDYALTRLPETPLVESWGGQVVLFPYLDGRSTTGLARRAASGPRPSGRPR; from the coding sequence GTGAGCACCCCGGCGCCGCTGCTCGTCGTGGGGGACGCGCTGCTCGACCACGACGTGTGCGGGCGGGCGGAGCGGCTGGCACCCGACGCGCCCGTGCCGGTGGTCAGCGGGGCACGGCGCGTGAGCCGGCCGGGCGGGGCCGCGCTCGCGGCGTGCCTCGCCGCGGCCGACGGCCGGCCCGTCACCCTGGTGACCGGGCTGGGCGAGGACGACAGCAGCACCTGTCTGACCCGGCTGCTCGCGGACCGCGTCCGGCTGATCCGGCTGCCCCTCACCGGTCCGCTGTCCAGCAAGACCCGCGTCCTCGCCGGGAGCAGGCCCCTGCTGCGGCTGGACGACGGCGACGGGCGGGCCGTCGGCCCGACCGACGAGGCACGCCGGGCGGTCACGGAGGCCGGTGCCGTCCTCGTCTCCGACTACGGGCGCGGCACCGCCGACGCGCTGCGCGAGGCCCTGGCCGAGGCGAGCGCGCACCGGCCCGTCGTCTGGGATCCGCATCCGCGGGGGGAGGCGCCGGTGCGCGGGGTGCGGCTGGCGACGCCCTCCGCGGCAGAGGCCCGTGGCTTCGCCGGGCGGTTCGCCACCGCCCCGGAACCCGGAGGGGGTACGGCGTTGCAGTGCGCGGCGCGGGACGCGGGGACGCTGGTGCGCCGGTGGGGGGCGGCGTCGGTGGCCGTCACGCTGGGCGGGCGGGGCGCGCTGCTGTCGCACGGGGAGACACCGCTGCTGCTGCCGTCGCCGGTGACCGCCGAGGGCGACGCCTGCGGTGCCGGTGACCGCTTCGCGGCGGCCGCCGCCGGGCTGCTGGCCGACGGCGAGCTCACCGAGACCGCGGTGCGGGCCGCCGTGCACGCGGCCACCCGGTATGTGAGCGAGGGCGGGGTGCGCTCGCTGACCTGGGAGGACACCGCGCGGGAGCCGGCCGGGGGTGCGGAGCCGGTGGACGGCGCGCTCGGCACCGCGGCCCGGGTCCGGGCGGCGGGCGGGACGGTCGTCGCCGCCGGCGGCTGCTTCGATCTGCTGCACGCCGGTCATGTGGCCCTCCTGGAGGCCGCGCGCCGGGCCGGGGACTGCCTGGTGGTGTGCGTGAACTCCGACGCCTCGGTGCGCCGCCGCAAGGGCCCCGGGCGGCCGCTGGTCGAGCTGGCGGACCGGGTGCGGGTGCTGCGGGCGCTGGAGTGCGTGGACGCGGTCGCCGTGTTCGACGAGGACACCCCCGAGCGGCTGCTCGGCGAGCTGCGTCCGCACATCTGGGCCAAGGGCGGCGACTACGCGCTGACCCGGCTGCCGGAGACACCGCTGGTGGAGAGCTGGGGCGGACAGGTGGTGCTGTTCCCCTACCTGGACGGCCGGTCCACCACGGGCCTGGCCCGGCGGGCGGCCTCCGGCCCGCGGCCGAGCGGGCGTCCGCGGTGA